TTGACAAAAGGGAATGGCTAATAcaagctttttttcttttctttttttgtgggttGGTCATATGATCATATCTACCGTAAGTATTTCATGCCTTCAAGcctaaaatttccaaaaacaacaaacaagtTGGATAGAGTTTACCTCAAAACGTGTTTGAATGAATTTTCTTCAACCTACTATATcattatatttgtaaaattgtttaagtatattaaatcatataattactcattaaattatttaaacaatgaCCCATTAAATAAGTTATATGACCAAGTGTACataatagttttataaattgctACATCGTGGTTTAGAAGAATTTGCCTTCAACTTGATTTATAAATAAACTTAGTCCAAAATGTTTTatacaaaaactaaaatgatTCATGGCCTCGAAATTGCCCAAGCATCGAGgctttaattttccttttttttggctCATAAGCAATAAGCTTCAAGTTGACAAGTTAGGTTTTTTTGACTGGCATTTTagaaattatacaaaaaaaattgaagccttattaattaaaaatcatatatcaATGGGATATGGAGGGACAAGAATGGATGATGAACTACCTTTTTTCTAAAGAGGATTGATTAACAACTTCAACTGTGATATAAATAATTGAGGGTTGAATTCGGGTTTAGATGATAGTCTAATAGTAACAAAGTCATTTGTAGCGTTTTATGCTTGTAGTTTGATTCTCAGCTCCCCTCTCCAATCTCCACTATATACATATCTTAAAATATAGACGATCGAAATAGAAGATGATGCTTTACTACCCTAgatagtaataaataaataaaaatctagaATTAAGTGAGTTACAAAGGTtataaactcgatttctatttATCTTTTTTACAATCTCTCAATCTCAAGATGTTAATAATACAAATAAGAGGAAACTTATTTCTCTTAAAAATCCGAGGAACAGACAAAGTCCAAGGATTATTTACATCTACTATTATTGCTCACAAGACTTTCAAGtcaattttgtttaaataaatcttttcttttttaaaagaaacttcacattctttgtcaaatatcaactaaatttttaaattttccttttaaaaaaaaataactttctaTATACAATGACTTTGGAgatacaaaaatttcacaactatAGAGATAGTTAGTTATTAACcccaacattttcataacactttcataataaattataagtgataagttgttattaattctaCTTTTAACCCATTACTAAAATAACTTCTTTGCCCATATATAACAATAAGTTACAACCTACTATGtacttaatatttattgtaaaaatgttgtgaaaatataaatcataggtagtaagttgttattaattctaattttctaaatacaatGACTTTGGagacacaaaaatttcacaactgtCGAGATAGTTAGTTGTTAACCACTTATTAATTCTACTTTTAACCCATTACTAAAATAACTTCTTTGCCCATATATAACAATAAGTTACAACTTACTATGtacttaatatttattgtaaaaatgttgtgaaaatataaatcataggtagtaagttgttattaattctaattttctaaatacaatGACTTTGAagacacaaaaatttcacaactgtCGAGATAGTTAGTTGTTaaccacaacattttcatagcactttcataacaaatcataggtggtaagttgttattaattctaattttaacCCATTACTGAAATCACTTCTTTACCCAATAAGTAACAACCTACtatgtatttaatatttattataaaagtgttgtgaaaatattagctacatttacaacaaatcataaccAATTGAGTTTTATTAGTTGTAAtaagttgggaaaaaaaaagtaatttaaaataatacgGCGTCGTGTCAACCAGTTACTTCTGCTTTCTGCAAGTTCATCGAAACTCCACTCTTCCAAGTCCAACGACTCGCAAACTTTTCATTTCATCACAATCTcttaagaaaactttttttttttttccttttcttctcctttctctcttattttctcaccaaccaaacaatGCCCAACGGTCCAAAATTAGGGTTTCCATAACCCCCACCGACCAAACAAAAACCGGAAAATGTCGACGACGAGCCTCCAAATCAACCCCGAGTCTCCTCCCTTATCTCTCCAGCCACTGCTCATTCCGGCCAACACCGACGGCCACGATGGTTCACCGGGATGCCATGGAGTATGGTTCGACGTGGTTCTGGTGGTGGCATCAGTGGTGTTCTTAGGGTACCTATCGATCCACGCGAAGAAGAACCTGAAGAAACTGTACAATCGAGGCTCGTACATTTTAATTTCCTACTATGCCCTTCTCTGGTTCGCTACCTTACTCAACCTCACTTGGTCCTCTCTTCAGGTCCCCTATttactttctttcttaaaaaaaaaaattatttaatttaatttagatttttttaattaaatttttttggtaattgttaaTATATTATCAATTGGGTGAAATCTTATGGGTGCGTTTGTATAAGCTGTTGTTGCAAAACGGTgttttgagagtttaaaatgaGTGTCTGGAAAAGAGCTATGAGGAGTTGCTGTTGCGAATcagagttttgggtttttaaaaacGCTCTTTTTATGCACCCTGAATGCctaaccaaatggacccttaataTGACAATTCAGTTGTTATCAATTTGTATGTTTAACTTTCATTCAAATCAATGGCATGGATAAGAGGCATGAAATTCAGTTAATAAATCTAGCAAAAAAAATGCAGTTAATATAATAGCAGCAATAAATAGAATTTACCGTTTCAGTTCAAAACAAGATGTGTATCCATTTTGCATCAgcttaattggatttttttttttttttttttttttgaaaatgatttaaaaGTATACTTGTACTTCGAAAAAGTGAGGTTTAATAAAGttgtatataaacaaaataagctaTAAGCTAAAAGCTAAAGGAAAAATGCTGGTGGCAAATGGACACGCATGTGATGATTTTTATAACTAAATCCCGATTGTTTGTTCGACACAGCATGTGTAAGGGTTTTGGTGAGGTTACATTTTGTTCCTAATGAAACATTATACTGGCTCAACCTTAATGACGAAATAATAATAACTCTGATTATAATATTCATCATTATAGTTTTTCTAATGGTGAGAATCCATAGTTGACCCCAaatttttgggactaaggcttggttgttgttgtagttCTAGTGGTGGAGAGTGCTAGGTCTTAATATTGCGGAATGAAAAAGTATGTAGAAACTATATAGTTAAAGAGATTGTCATTGATTGTATTTGActgccagtttttttttttttggctgattTTTGAATGGTTAAGATTTGATTGTGATGAAGTAGACATGGCAATGCTCGCCGGGGAAGGAAGTTGCATGGAATCTCTTGTCATTGTTCACGACATCTGGAATGCTTTGTTTGGAGATTAGCTTGTTGGCTTTCTTACTCCAGGAAGATTACACAAGTGGGTTGGATGCTTTAGCGCATAATTTCATGGTATCGGGGATCATTGTAGGTGTGGATATGCTTCTTAAGGTAATATTTGGCTTTTGCTCTAAGAGGCACTGTTTTTGGGTGgttgtgtttttagttttgtcaCTGAGGCCCATTTGGGTCCTATGTTGAGGGTTTATTTTTCTGCTTTTTTCTCGTACCTTCTGCTTACGAGTGATCATTCTTATGGTAATAGTCTGTGGGATTGGTCTGTAAACATTGTCTCTTATCTCAATGATTACAGTTTCTGTTATTTGATGCTCTTACTGCTATTTTATTGAAGTAGTGAATGCTAAACAGGGCCTATCTAGACAATCTTTAAGTTGACCAAGTTGCCTTTTTGACATATTACATTATTCTTACATAAAAGTGCTTAAAAGTTTATTACTgaaaaagaatgcaagagtTAAAGAGTGATTTTGGGTCAGCATCTTTTTTCCCATTAGATACTCTCTCTAGCAACAAAAATCGGAGAGCCTAAGTAAGTTATTGCTTACATTTTAAGATTGTTTGAGGGATATTAGTGGAATCTATTTTAGACGTCTCTATGTGCAACTCATGGCTTTGTACTAGTATGATGTAAATGCAAATTgctgtatgagagagagagagagagagagattgtctCATTCCAcacgcccccccccccccttctctcgTCCTCCCTTTTCCTTCTATcctgaaaaaaaaagtgactttTTTGAATAACTTATTGTGATTGTTACTGCAAGAGCTTGGGCACACCTCTACTGCTGTTGGACGTGGATTGTGCAATAACAAAATTGTAATGAATACATTATAATTTCAGATGTGGGGCTGGCATTGCACTGGCACAAACTGATACAGTGGGAAGTGGTTGATTTAATTTACATCTCCTGGGGTTTAGTTATACTTATTCACAGAATGTACATGCATATTTGCTCATATTGTAAATTCTACCAAGTTTTCTCACAGTCCATCTTCAATGAAGATTCTGAGAGGAGGATATCAGGGTTCTTTCCTACCTCTggcatgcattttgttcattCAGTGATACATTGAATCATATTATTCACTGATTGCAAGAGGAGATCCCATTGCTCGAAGCAGGCTGTtcaatttgttatatttttgtcacCTGTTTTATGCTTGTTAGAAGCAGCCTAGGTCATTAATAGTTCCAACGATGATAACTCGTTGTCATATTTGGTGAGATTATTAATTGCAGTTTCCTAGGTTTTTATGGTTTGGTTgatttttacttatcaataataaaaaaagttcttaTATTTTGGTAGTTGAAGctaccatttttttcttttcttttctggaaTTATTCTGAAGTTGGATTTGGTAGACAAGTGCGTAGCAAATTTCTGTCCTACATGTGCTGTTTTTGTCCTTTTTAGCTGGATATAATTGGTCTCATTTTCGGTAGACAAGTGAGAGGCAAATTTCTGTCCCACACATCTGGTagatttttacttaaaaataaaaaataaaaaaaggttcttATGATCTGGTAGTTGaagctattattattattatttttttcctggaATTATTCTGAAGTTGGTTTTGGCGGACAAGTGGCAAATTTATGTCCTACATATGCAAGTATTTTTTCTGTATGGCTGGATATAAATTGGTCTCATTTTCAGTAGACAAGTGAGTGGCAACTTTCTGTCCAGTAGATTTGGTAGATTTTTacttgtaaacaaaaaaaaaagttcttatgATTTGGTAGTTGGCTTgaagctacttttttttttttcctggaatTATTCTGAAGTTGGTTTTGGTAGACAAGTGAGTAGCAAATTTCTGTCCTACATGTGCATCTATGATGTATAACTGGATATATTTGGTCTCATTTTTTGGTAGACATGTGAGTGGCAAATTTCTATCCTACATCTGCATGCACTTGTTGATATAATATTAATTGGTctcgtttttgtttttgttttttggtctgGCCATGTAAGAAAGTGAGGAGTAGTTTCCACTTCGTATATTTACTTGTACAACTATTGTTGTGACCGTCAGCTTGTTTATATTCTTTAATACTTAATTTTCAGGTAATTTATGTATTTGGGTTTGGGGTCCCGCTGTTCGTTGATGGTGTTGGAACCACTAACAAGCTGAAGTGGAGTTTGTGGATAATCCACAAACTCTTGCTGACTGCAGTTTATGGCTTCATATTGTTTGTGCATTTCTCAAAATGGAGAGCCAAGCTGCCTCGTGAGTACATTGCTGATTCTGTTATCATCATTTTCTTGCAGGATTTAATCTTATTTAACATGCACTTCTCTCTTTTATCTTCTGCAGCCAGACCAGGATTCTACAACTACATTGTCATAATGTTTGTCATTAATGCTGTAGCATTATTTGCTTGTGGGCTTGCTGGGCTTGGGGCCGGCTTTGGAATTTGGTAcctctaaatttcaattttcttaaaatgaaattaaaattgtgCCAGTACTTTCATCTATTATACTTTAAGGGTTATGTTAACGGGTGCTTttagggcaattgttaataaactatatcAGGAAAGTTTTACAACCactttcatgagaaatataagagttgacagaaaaattaattgttttatcattttcccataaaatgtttctaaaatagttcctaaaccaatgcccttagggcattgaTTAACATTTCACATACTTTAATTTGGCACTTGATTTTTCTTCCCCCTCATCTATTACACTTCCACTGCAGGTTGTACAATCTCACAGTTACCTGCTATCACTCACTTTATCTTCCTCTTCTGTATGTAACTTTTCTAGCTGATTTTTTCCAGGTGATCCCTCCACCACATATCGTAGTTATACAAGCTTTTCTAgctgtttctcttttttttggtgtgtcatGAAGGTAATAATTtcacaacctttttttttttaatttacaggaggacgattttcttttggaaaatgCATATTACTCTGAGATGAAAGATGCTGGATTCTTTGATGCAGATTGGGATTAGTCCTGTCCATGAACAATTTGTAAATGGGACTACAGCCTTTGTTGTATACTGTGTAAATTGTTTTAAAGAAAGTCACACTGTTGGATTCTGTTGATAAAATGAAGAGGAAAGGTTTATTAGTTGCAtcccttaaaaaattattcaatcaTTCAATTCATTATCATTATGAATGAAACTTGGTGATGAAATGTTATGAAAGTTGCAAGACTTGCATCATAATTTATGTGGATGATAACCACGATAAAAGTAACATTAACGGAGCCGAAATAAATGACGGGATAaatccattttatttttggaaaatttttatcaCGCTTATCTCAAAATTTGCATGATATAAATTATAGGGGGCAGATGAGGTCTTGGGTTCTGGTTCTAGACTCATCAGCTGCCTATGAAATTTAACAACAGAAAAATTCTAGATAGAAATTTAACGTTAAGctcatatataaatttcaaatagtTTAGGTTTTCCGATATAATTAACAGATTTTTTCATCATATCATTTAATAAAGCTAAGTTTGTTTATAGATTTGGGCAATGAATAGTTACTCTCTAGAGCATTCAAATagttaaaatactattttagaaccccaaacaccaaaaaacataTTATATTGGAActgctaaatctaaaaaatatgacAACGTGCTACAGTGAGCTGCTACTAGTAGCAGCTCACTGTAACAAGTTGCTAATTttgacttattcttttttatttttgtttgtttttagaccccttaaaatacaactagattaacctaagtaattagctaagttattacttagtccaaattccagatctaggttaacacaatcatataatcatatcaatgtaaagtgaggaaaataaagaacacaaagatattatgacccaagaaaccaaaccgataaaaacctggggagaatttaacctagcaATCTTTAAGGTAAAAccgaatccactatgaaagaattgaagtttacacaatagcgacttagaccactaacatcctattgctacctcgagtaggaaacttactaccacaaccacgtgacagctccgagtccacggactacttctttcttggattcccaacaagtacaagcacacccacttgtgtatctttaagctcttgaatgcAGCAATTGaatgatcaccaagttcttgacataatcttgaatcttggaaaccctaagtatgtgtgaaggcaaccacctcttgatctcacaaagGATTCACACACATAGTATCTGGAGCATCTCcaaaaacatggctagggttttctcttttatacttaaaacaaaacataaaaccctacacgccAAACGGACTTGGGCTAAGctagaaaattctgcagaaaaaagtTCTGCCCGaattttgatcgatcgagtctaattctcgatcgatcgagccaaacAGAATTGCACAATAAATTCTACAGTAACTCGATTCCGACTTTACGTAAAACGcatacactttgagcaagtctaaacaagactaaaacctgttttgatcatagtttgccaacattacaaattagagttcgaatacattagttcctaagtcttagaacctaacaatttcatctctctctctctctcatatcgggttgtggtggtgggttggtTTGATTGAGTTGTGGTGGTTGGGTTCTTGGGTTTCGATTTTGTTGTGGGTTGTTGCAATTGTGGTGGGTCGTTGATCGGATTGCGGTGGTTGAGTTGGTGGTTCATGTCGTGGGCCATGGGTTGAATTTGGTGTGGTGATCTTGGCCATGAGTGGTGGGTCATGCTAAGATTTGAGGTGTGGTGGTCTTGGGATGTGTTTGGTGTGCTAGTGGGTTTTGAGTGCCATGCGTTGCGGTGGGTATGAGTTTGTAGAGGAGTTTTGACTTTCAGCTTGGGGTTGAAGATAAAAAGATGTATGGGAATTGTATTTTTCTGgaaatttttctgggttttcgaagtgatttttaggtttcatggcTGGGATTTTTACGAGTATTGCAGTGGGATTTGTGggtgatttttttgggtttcttgtGTGATGTCACTGGAGGAGAATGTGATGAAAGAATGGGAAAATGTGGAAGAGGCAGAGAGATCTCTGCCAGGCCGTGCAAAAATATGGGAGAATTGTGGAAGGTGTTGGTGTGGCTGTGATATTggggtagtttttttttttttgaaaattttgaaaatattttatattattttaatgaattgaaattaaaatagaaaatgagatATAAGGTAAATTGTTAAGTAagatattaaaatagataaaataagttcttgaagtactaaaagctaaattttttagtatttcaaATGTAAATGCTTAAGAAGCCAAATAAGGTTATAACCATATAATTTGAACAATTAGAACTTGTTCCAATTTTAAGCCCAGCCTATTCTTTGCTATAAATACATTTTCACATCATGTTATTATCACATCATTAACAATCAAACTATGCTAAGTTTTAGATATTACATGgatatttaatcttttttttattaagattacTAGTTACGGATATCATATTATAGACATAGGACTATGTTAACTTATAGATTTTgctacatatattatatatacaacTAATAATCATGAAAATAGCAGTTCTCTTCTTGGTCACATATGACAGATTCCATCAACATATGTGTGTACATTATCTTCAGCTAATTTTTGAAGAAATGTGGATTGAAAATGTTGCTTATAAAGCaaattatttattgttactttttccaacttaaaatttgaaaatcaccATAAAGGTGCCAATAAGAaagatatttcaaaaaaatccGTAAAATGCACATGCTACAAGCTAGTATTAATAAATTCCAAATATGTACTCTCAAATACTATTGCTGATACCTATAATAACGATTTTAAGGCTGACAGCACATTCGTCACAATAATAAAATGAatcaaaaactatatataatcaTCATATACAGGTGAAGTTatctagaatatatatatatatatatatatatatatatttatttatttatttatttatttatctgtCAAGATGAGCTGAGACTCCATAACCCCCTTTGATGTTCAATCAGCAAGCCACCCCTGGTGttgggaagaacatgaaataatttatttcacAAAGCTTCGCCCCAGTTCCAGCTCTGGGGCAGCAAATGTGGTGGTTTTAAAACATCCACATTCCCTCTATTTGCTGACATTCAATGAAGATCTTCGAGGGAGTATTCTTGTTCAAAACCAAGATAACAATCTGAAACTAAAATCAATTTCATaccctggaaaaaaaaaatacaatatccaagtattattcctttttattttttgacgaagtaacttaaataaatactgtttcatttatttccaaatagatttttgataaaaataaaaataaaaaataaaacatgtcaatgttaatgttataaaaaaaaaaaaaaaattttaaatcccctttttatgataaatatgtttgaatttaaaattattaaaaaaaaagagagagacataaTTCATATAACTTGATTGAATTTAATCCTCTTTGGGAAAAGATAATGCTATTTGTGATGTATTTAGTCAATGTGAACATGAATCTGAATTTAGATTGGGAACCTAATATACAGCTCTTCTTCCCATACCACAACCgaacaaaagaaaacaacagCTCTTCTCCCTCTtacattttaaaacatccaaataaagGAAATAGATGACTAGTCTGTAAAGCCATATCAACTAGTCTATGATGCTATGCTTCCTTTAATACAATGAAATCATTTTGATTGTTGACGAGTAGTAAAGACCTTCAGATGGATGTTTTTGTCATCTCGCACTTTCTTTTGCCTGCCCCTTTTTATGTATTATTGATTGGCAGACTAAATTTATGGTCTGGTGAGTCAGGTTTTGGGTGTTATGGAATTAGATGGGGCAAATCCTAGACCTGATTGGATTGGGACAGGTTTTTCgattgaataattaattggGTTCAAATGGGAACAGGTTTCTcaattgaatattttaattttttttggtgttttgggaggGCTTTCCCATCCCAAACCTAACTGGTTTCCATCCCTAACCATTAAAAACCTTTAACATGTAAAAGAACATTtagaataagaagaaaatagaggGGGCTGCAGGACTGAAATAGAAAGAGGGAATTAAATTTGACCTGGAGACTGCCCAGGGTTGATGGTAACTCCATGTGGGTTACTAAGCGATCAGAGAAAG
The Quercus lobata isolate SW786 chromosome 10, ValleyOak3.0 Primary Assembly, whole genome shotgun sequence DNA segment above includes these coding regions:
- the LOC115965286 gene encoding protein CANDIDATE G-PROTEIN COUPLED RECEPTOR 2-like; this translates as MSTTSLQINPESPPLSLQPLLIPANTDGHDGSPGCHGVWFDVVLVVASVVFLGYLSIHAKKNLKKLYNRGSYILISYYALLWFATLLNLTWSSLQTWQCSPGKEVAWNLLSLFTTSGMLCLEISLLAFLLQEDYTSGLDALAHNFMVSGIIVGVDMLLKVIYVFGFGVPLFVDGVGTTNKLKWSLWIIHKLLLTAVYGFILFVHFSKWRAKLPPRPGFYNYIVIMFVINAVALFACGLAGLGAGFGIWLYNLTVTCYHSLYLPLLYVTFLADFFQEDDFLLENAYYSEMKDAGFFDADWD